A region from the Acipenser ruthenus chromosome 13, fAciRut3.2 maternal haplotype, whole genome shotgun sequence genome encodes:
- the LOC117417899 gene encoding RRP12-like protein gives MVKAGKLRSGTAQKLKRWKKGHSSESNPETSRYRQAARSRFFSRPSARSDLTVDALKLHNDLQSGPLEHKETKDDTAFEVDEPALTERTSATFLSGLSDCSNLTFSKVQRFWESNSAAHKEICAVLAAVTEVIRSQGGKETETEYFAALMTTLEAVESSESVGAVAYLLNLVLKRVPSPVLSLKFSDTSKVFMNIMSSQASSESPSALRWILSCLANLLRKQDASVWSYPSTLQVYHGLLSFTVHSKPKVRKAAQHGVCSILRGSDFMFGDSAPSHHPAAQSTARFCIKEMEQAGGNKEDTTVLHILGLLKELLPCFPHGAVKSCCETLLRVMTLSHVLVTAGAMQAFHKLFSAKPNSSSLPAELNAQIITALYDYLPSENDLQPLLAWLAVMEKAHTHLSSLQISLCLGHLPRLFTAAMTCFLSPHVQVVSTAAQTLKTLLKECVAPCLAEIGSITSTAPCGNASYICKLFRLVEEGLTYRYYSSWPFVMQVLSCFYQVAGKEAHPIMVKSLQSLCDLRLTPRFPFSGELDQTVGSAVESMGPEIVLKAIPLQIDGNEDDLEFPRSWLIPVIRDRVKNTELGFFTTYLLPLATTLKNKADELSQAGRNLESKVYMTLHLQIWSMLPGFCMQPTDLATSFKGIARALGMVISDRSDLRLTVCHAIRTLINKSIRKAEDHAEVARFAKNFLPILFNVYTQQPAAVDSAALRMPVLDTIKVYLTITDQEMVCTFLQKATEKLCSQESSGFTRLAVMDLIMAMAPCVDESTMTTTFELVKPYLVSKESGLQKKAYRILEEMCGGEREPCHQFVLTNLEELKRTLLGSLKSASSPAKRPRLKCLIHIVKHLSPQHTEFITAVLPEVMICTNEVAVGARRNAYTLLVEIGRAFIRFCGSQKEAILQYLELIYAGFTGSVTMISCTVLALTRLVYEFKDSLERSVIEPLLRNVCLLLSSRTREVVKTALSFVKVILFIMDVKVLATHMPLLMEGIGNIKEDMRRYFRTKLKNIFTKFIRKFGFELVKNMLPEEYHKVLVNIRKVEARNKQRKTLKHDADSESENEEDTSKPKGDSIEDILADSEDEDEEEKKGRGGKKQPGQKGKAWLKEGEGDEPLNFLDPMVSQRVLATNPDVKKNTKVRHDFKLTSDGRLIIREEADDDEKSKGAKEEMEDILEEAGVKSKNQKRKFKEGNLDEDMEMEPQFQYKAGGSGIHRPLSRKGDSGGQYKAKSGKGDIKKKGQHDPYAYIPLKKAQLNRRKKAKLQGQFKGLVRGAQKGARTGRKMQRKRRNV, from the exons ATGGTGAAAGCTGGGAAGCTACGTTCTGGTACAGCACAGAAGCTAAAACGCTGGAAAAAGGGACACAGCAGCGAATCTAACCCGGAGACAAGTCGCTACAGGCAGGCAGCGAGAAGCCGGTTCTTCAGTCGCCCTTCAG CGAGAAGTGACCTGACAGTTGACGCCCTTAAACTCCACAATGATCTGCAGTCCGGTCCTCTGGAGCACAAGGAGACTAAAGACGACACTGCCTTTGAGGTGGATGAGCCAGCACTCACCGAGCGAACCTCAGCCACCTTCCTGAGTGGCCTGTCTGACTGCTCGAACCTGACCTTCAGCAAAGTGCAGCGCTTTTGGGAGTCCAACTCGGCAGCTCACAAGGAG ATTTGTGCCGTGCTAGCTGCTGTAACAGAAGTGATTCGATCCCAGGGTGGAAAGGAGACAGAGACTGAATATTTTGCTGCTTTG ATGACCACGCTAGAAGCTGTGGAATCCAGTGAATCTGTGGGTGCTGTGGCATACCTTCTCAACCTCGTGCTAAAGCG AGTTCCAAGCCCTGTTTTAAGCCTGAAGTTTTCAGACACATCAAAGGTCTTCATGAACATCATGTCTTCTCAAGCCAGTTCAGAATCCCCCTCTGCCCTGCGCTGG ATCCTCTCCTGCTTGGCAAACCTGCTTCGGAAACAGGACGCGTCTGTATGGAGCTATCCATCAACACTTCAAGTTTACCATGGATTGCTGAGTTTTACTGTTCACTCCAAACCCAAG GTCCGTAAGGCGGCCCAGCATGGCGTGTGTTCCATCCTGAGGGGCAGTGACTTCATGTTTGGAGACTCTGCTCCGTCACACCATCCAGCTGCTCAGTCAACAGCCAGATTCTGCATTAAGGAGATGGAACAAGCTGGGG GCAATAAAGAGGACACCACAGTCCTACACATCCTGGGGCTCCTGAAGGAACTGCTGCCATGCTTCCCACATGGTGCTGTCAAGTCCTGCTGCGAGACGTTGCTCCGGGTTATGACCCTCAGTCATGTG CTTGTGACGGCAGGTGCCATGCAGGCTTTCCATAAGCTATTCAGTGCCAAACCAAACTCCTCCTCGTTGCCTGCAGAACTCAATGCACAGATAATTACG gctCTGTATGATTACCTTCCTAGTGAAAATGACCTACAGCCCCTTCTGGCTTGGCTGGCTGTAATGGAAAAAGCACACACTCACCTGTCCAG TTTGCAGATTTCGCTCTGTTTGGGTCACTTGCCCCGTCTCTTCACCGCTGCCATGACTTGCTTCTTGTCTCCGCATGTGCAAGTCGTTTCCACGGCAGCACAGACATTAAAG ACTTTACTGAAGGAATGTGTTGCTCCGTGCTTGGCAGAGATTGGGTCTATCACATCGACTGCTCCCTGTGGAAATGCTTCTTACATCTGTAAATTGTTTCG ACTGGTAGAAGAGGGTCTCACATATCGATACTATTCCTCCTGGCCCTTTGTAATGCAAGTTCTCAGCTGCTTTTACCAGGTAGCAGGGAAGGAGGCACACCCCATCATGGTAAAG AGCCTGCAGTCCTTGTGTGACCTGCGCTTGACACCTCGGTTCCCTTTCTCAGGTGAGCTGGATCAGACTGTGGGGTCTGCAGTAGAGAGCATGGGCCCTGAAATCGTCCTGAAAGCCATACCTCTACAGATCGACGGCAATGA AGATGATCTTGAATTTCCACGGAGTTGGCTGATACCAGTGATCAGGGATCGTGTTAAAAACACAGAGCTAGGATTCTTCACCACATACCTTCTGCCACTGGCAACTACTCTCAAAAACAAag CTGATGAGCTTAGTCAGGCAGGGCGAAACCTTGAGTCTAAGGTGTACATGACTCTGCATCTACAG ATCTGGTCCATGCTGCCAGGGTTCTGTATGCAACCCACTGATCTGGCCACCTCTTTTAAAGGCATTGCTCGGGCGCTCGGCATGGTTATCAGTGACCGATCTGACCTGAGGCTCACTGTCTGCCATGCTATACGGACACTGATCAACAAGAGCATTAGGAAAG CGGAGGATCATGCAGAAGTTGCCCGCTTTGCAAAAAATTTCCTGCCCATCTTGTTCAACGTTTATACCCAACAGCCTGCTGCAGTGGACAGTGCTGCACTGAGGATGCCTGTGCTGGACACCATTAAGGTGTACCTGACGATCACTGACCAGGAG ATGGTTTGTACATTTCTGCAGAAAGCCACAGAGAAACTTTGCAGTCAGGAGAGCTCTGGGTTCACAAG GCTGGCGGTGATGGACCTGATAATGGCGATGGCTCCGTGTGTGGATGAGTCCACAATGACTACAACCTTTGAGCTTGTTAAGCCCTATCTGGTG AGCAAGGAATCTGGATTGCAGAAGAAGGCCTACCGTATCCTGGAGGAGATGTGTGGAGGTGAGAGGGAGCCGTGTCATCAGTTTGTCCTCACAAACCTGGAGGAGCTGAAGCGGACGCTGCTGGGCTCTCTTAAAAGCGCATCCTCTCCAGCCAAGAGG CCAAGACTTAAGTGCTTGATCCATATTGTGAAGCATCTGAGTCCTCAGCATACTGAATTCATCACAGCTGTTCTCCCAGAG GTTATGATCTGCACCAATGAGGTGGCTGTAGGTGCTCGGCGAAATGCATATACCCTCCTGGTGGAGATCGGCCGTGCGTTCATACGCTTCTGTGGCAGCCAGAAAG AGGCAATACTTCAATACCTGGAACTGATCTATGCAGGATTCACTGGATCGGTAACAATGATCAGCTGCACTGTCCTGGCTCTGACTCGACTTGTTTATGAGTTTAaag ATTCCTTGGAGCGTTCAGTTATTGAACCGCTGCTTCGGAATGTGTGTCTCCTGCTCAGCTCCAGAACACGAGAGGTGGTGAAGACAGCCCTTAGCTTTGttaaagttattttatttataatggaTGTTAAAGTGCTGGCAACCCACATGCCTCTATTG ATGGAGGGGATTGGAAACATTAAAGAAGACATGAGGCGGTATTTCCGGACAAAACTaaagaacattttcacaaaattcaTCCGCAAGTTTGG GTTTGAGTTAGTGAAAAACATGCTTCCAGAGGAGTACCATAAAGTGCTGGTTAATATCCGCAAGGTAGAAGCCAGGAACAAACAGAGGAAAACCTTGAAGCATGACGCTGATTCAGAGTCAGAGAATGAGGAGGATACTTCAAAACCCAAAGGGGACAG TATTGAAGACATCCTGGCTGATtctgaggatgaggatgaggaagaGAAGAAGGGACGGGGAGGGAAGAAGCAGCCCGGACAGAAGGGAAAGGCGTGGCTAAAGGAGGGAGAGGGCGATGAGCCGCTGAATTTCCTGGACCCCATGGTTTCCCAGAGGGTTCTTG CCACAAATCCAGATGTAAAGAAGAACACAAAGGTCCGTCATGATTTCAAGTTGACTTCGGACGGGCGTTTGATTATCCGCGAGGAAGCAGATGACGACGAGAAATCAAAAG GTGCGAAGGAGGAAATGGAAGACATACTGGAGGAAGCTGGTGTTAAGAGT aaaaatcagaaGAGAAAATTCAAAGAGGGCAACTTGGATGAGGACATGGAGATGGAGCCACAATTTCAGTATAAAG CCGGGGGCTCTGGGATTCATAGGCCGTTGTCTAGAAAAGGAGACTCTGGTGGACAGTACAAGGCAAAG AGTGGTAAAGGTGACATAAAGAAGAAAGGTCAACATGATCCATATGCCTACATCCCACTGAAAAAGGCTCAGCTGAACCGAAG GAAAAAGGCAAAGCTGCAAGGTCAGTTCAAAGGGTTAGTTAGAGGAGCACAAAAAGGAGCTCGGACTGGAAGAAAAAtgcagaggaagaggaggaatgTATAA